In Chryseobacterium salivictor, the DNA window GTGACCATCTAGCCGTCCATCGAACTTCAAACACCGTTCCAAATTCACTTCAGTGCCGATCTTCCACTTGCCGAGATTCGTTTTTTCTAAAGTTTCATCAATGGCGGTGACCCGATAGTGGGTTTCTGTAATTTCGACAACAGTTAAACAGCAGCCGTTGTGCGCGAGACTTTGGTCAATTTTTAATTCCTGGGTGAAAGGACAGTTTAAAATAAAATCGATATTGCTTTCGTTATGATTGATCGCTTCTACAATCCCGGTTGCTTCTACAATTCCTGTGAACATGTTTTTGATATTTTTTAAGAGAAAAGATGAACTGAAAATCAATTAATTCCTTAGAATTAAAATAAAGTAATAGTAGTTAATCCTAATTTGTTAAATTTGTAAAATTCTATTAATTTTCAAAGATAATAAAAATGAGTCCGAAACAATATAAAATAAAAGTGGGAATTTCTATCGGTGATTACAATGGAATCGGTCCGGAAATTATCATGAAATCTCTGAAAGATAAATCTATTACCGATTTTTTTACGCCCATTATATTTGGTTCGGGAAAACTGTTTACCTATCAGAAAAACATTTTCAAACTTCAGCATAATTTTAATTATATCACAGAAGTTGCACAGGCGCAGGACGATAAAATAAACATGGTGAATCTCTGGAAAGACAATGTGAATGTAAATCTAGGCACTCCAACTGAAGAATCTACCCGAATGGCAATCGATTCTTTGGAAGCCGCGACCAATGCTTTGATAAATGGTGAAATTGATGTTTTGGTTACCGCTCCCATTAACAAAGAGGAGATGATGAAACACGGTTTTCAGCATGCAGGACACACCGGTTATCTGGAAGAGAAATTTGGCAAAAAAGGCCTGATGTTTTTAGTGACAAATGATTTAAAAGTTGCGGTCTCTACACATCATATTCCGCTTGCCAGCGTTGCGGAAAATATTTCTAAGGAGAAGATCAAAAAACAAATCAAACTTTTGAATCAGTGTTTAATTGAGGATTTCTGCATCGAAAGACCAAAAATCGCAGTGTTGGGTTTGAATCCGCATGCGGGCGATGGCGGAACGATCGGCAGAGAAGAAATCGAAATCATAGAGCCGGCAATCCGAGAATTGTTTGATAATGGCGTTTTGGCCTTTGGACCTTATCCTGCAGACAGCTATTTTCAACCTGGTAAATATAAAAATTTCGATGCAGTTTTGGCCATGTATCATGATCAGGGTTTAGCGCCGTTTAAAACACTGGCTTACGAAGAAGGGGTAAATTACACCGCCGGCTTGCCTTATGTCAGAACTTCTCCCGATCATGGCGTTGCTTATGATATTGCCGGTAAAAATATTGCGGATGAACAGAGTTTTACCGAGGCAATTTTCATGGCCATCAAAATCTTCAATAACAGAAAAGAATATAATGACTTAATAACCAATCGGATGCAGCCGCGTAGAAGCTCTTCTGCTAACAGCCCCGATGAGGATCTGCCGGTTGATCGAGCCTAGTAAATACGCCCGGAAAATATTTACTACAGATTTGTTTAAGATTAATTTGTAATATTAAAAAAAATGCATATTTTTGCACACTCATTTTATGGACAAGTTTAGAAACTACGATATTGAGTTTTCGGGACTAAAAAACGGAAAACACCAGTTCAGGTTTGAGATAGATAAGAAGTTCTTTCAACTTTTCGATACTGAACAAGAATTTACAGAGCCTAGAATAGTTGCTGATGTCCTTATGGATAAGCATACTACTTTTTTAGAGCTTTGGATTAAAACTTCAGGGACGGTTAATTTAGTTTGTGATATTTCAAACGAACATTTTGACTATCCGATAGCACATGAAATTGAAGTTTTGGTAAATTTTGGGGAAGAATATGATGACAGCGATATTGATGTGATTACCATTCCAAGAACGGATCACGCTTTCAATGTTTCGCAGCTGATTTATGAAGATGTGATGCTGTCGATCCCAATGAAGAAAGTTTCGCCTAATCTTTCAGAGGAAGATTTAGAAATTCTGGAAAAGTTCA includes these proteins:
- the pdxA gene encoding 4-hydroxythreonine-4-phosphate dehydrogenase PdxA; this encodes MSPKQYKIKVGISIGDYNGIGPEIIMKSLKDKSITDFFTPIIFGSGKLFTYQKNIFKLQHNFNYITEVAQAQDDKINMVNLWKDNVNVNLGTPTEESTRMAIDSLEAATNALINGEIDVLVTAPINKEEMMKHGFQHAGHTGYLEEKFGKKGLMFLVTNDLKVAVSTHHIPLASVAENISKEKIKKQIKLLNQCLIEDFCIERPKIAVLGLNPHAGDGGTIGREEIEIIEPAIRELFDNGVLAFGPYPADSYFQPGKYKNFDAVLAMYHDQGLAPFKTLAYEEGVNYTAGLPYVRTSPDHGVAYDIAGKNIADEQSFTEAIFMAIKIFNNRKEYNDLITNRMQPRRSSSANSPDEDLPVDRA
- a CDS encoding YceD family protein — protein: MDKFRNYDIEFSGLKNGKHQFRFEIDKKFFQLFDTEQEFTEPRIVADVLMDKHTTFLELWIKTSGTVNLVCDISNEHFDYPIAHEIEVLVNFGEEYDDSDIDVITIPRTDHAFNVSQLIYEDVMLSIPMKKVSPNLSEEDLEILEKFSPKDIIEEEPEIDPRWEALKKLKD